The following coding sequences lie in one Trichoderma breve strain T069 chromosome 1, whole genome shotgun sequence genomic window:
- a CDS encoding ATPase family associated with various cellular activities (AAA) domain-containing protein, with product MFLLHTKWEGSSIQFAEPFVELFFRRDALRALHNNVDQNTLDQDREAKHNMEIASKILEFLDNDAMDIGRKLDEIASGTSSGIIQFIDLWMLYPPGTLIFEFSGDDELSAYMVDSVIFEKPSLQRSHHMSSLPPLTLYCWAVDYDEKFLEDEAKVKAILKARGQAFWAMQGPSFRQVASDTQAGLTKDESERVVVDRKAHRSLFGGWSLSPNELKSNRWDNGDDDRISVGHNSNRAVYNGEVPPPFTSKRFTSEPILSSAWYGEYDTIDPLRQPDDLVLLLCPKRVHAFCLRDKTWNEYDVSKLKAVEFRENAWSRLVLNDQYKDVIRAMVRSYLTGRTKFQDLVAGKGASLVVLMHGPPGVGKTLTAECAAEAFQKPLYMVTAGDLGTDPEYLEKKLSKIFDYAVSWNAILLLDEADIFLQDRDYDNLQRNALVSIFLRTLEYFNGIMFLTSNRVGAFDQAFQSRIHITIGMPEFDERRRRDVWKIFIQDLGRKRGDGSAILTHDECRELGREVVDSWAAQPLNGRQIRNCVRSALALAEDKGAKPNASHFNTVIKLGNAFTQYMKHLRKVEEDEIAQIKGDRLANMKAVLIDGSQKQKDSDN from the exons ATGTTCTTGCTTCATACAAAATGGGAAGGCTCAAGTATTCAATTTGCCGAACCTTTTGTGGAACTGTTCTTCCGTCGAGACGCACTCCGAGCCCTACACAATAATGTGGACCAGAACACGCTTGATCAGGACCGTGAGGCAAAACACAACATGGAAATCGCGAGCAAGATTCTGGAATTTCTTGATAACGATGCCATGGACATCGGGAGAAAACTGGATGAAATTGCTTCCGGAACCTCGTCAGGCATTATTCAATTCATTGATCTTTGGATGTTGTATCCACCCGGAACACTTATTTTCGAGTTCTcaggagatgatgagctttCCGCTTACATGGTAGACTCAGTGATATTTGAGAAACCAAGTCTCCAGCGGTCTCATCATATGTCGAGCTTGCCACCCTTGACGTTATACTGCTGGGCGGTCGATTATGACG AGAAGTTTCTTGAGGACGAAGCAAAGGTAAAAGCTATTCTAAAGGCCAGGGGACAAGCATTCTGGGCGATGCAAGGCCCCAGTTTTCGTCAGGTTGCGAGCGACACGCAAGCAGGATTAACCAAAGACGAATCAGAGAGGGTGGTGGTGGATAGAAAAGCTCACCGCAGCTTGTTTGGCGGATGGTCTCTATCTCCAAATGAGTTGAAGTCGAATCGCTGGGacaacggcgatgatgaccGCATCTCTGTTGGTCACAATAGTAACAGGGCTGTGTATAATGGTGAAGTCCCACCGCCCTTCACATCCAAGCGCTTCACATCCGAGCCCATTTTATCATCAGCCTGGTACGGCGAGTATGACaccattgatccattgagACAGCCGGACGATTTAGTCCTGCTTCTCTGCCCGAAGAGAGTACATGCCTTCTGTTTGCGGGACAAAACTTGGA ATGAGTATGATGTGAGCAAATTGAAAGCCGTCGAATTCCGAGAGAATGCATGGTCCCGACTTGTACTCAATGATCAGTACAAGGATGTCATTCGAGCCATGGTCAGGTCCTATCTCACCGGTAGGACTAAGTTCCAAGATTTGGTGGCTGGAAAGGGGGCTAGTTTAGTCGTACTCATGCACGGTCCTCCAGGCGTTGGAAAGACTTTGACAGCAG AATGTGCGGCTGAAGCATTCCAAAAGCCGCTCTACATGGTCACAGCCGGAGATCTCGGAACAGATCCAGAATatcttgagaagaagctctcaaaAATATTTGACTATGCTGTTTCTTGGAATGCTATTTTACTGTTGGATGAGGCAGATATTTTTCTGCAAGATCGAGATTATGATAACCTACAGCGCAATGCTTTGGTCTCCA TTTTCCTCCGCACTCTCGAATATTTTAACGGCATTATGTTTCTCACCAGCAACCGCGTTGGCGCCTTTGATCAAGCCTTTCAATCCCGCATTCACATCACAATCGGGATGCCAGAGTTCGATGAGCGTCGCCGCAGGGATGTCTGGAAAATATTTATTCAAGATTTGGGTCGGAAACGTGGCGACGGCTCTGCCATCTTGACTCACGATGAGTGTCGTGAGTTGGGCCGCGAGGTTGTCGATTCTTGGGCCGCGCAACCGCTGAATGGACGGCAGATCCGAAATTGCGTGCGGAGTGCACTGGCTCTTGCGGAGGATAAGGGTGCCAAACCAAATGCTAGCCACTTTAACACGGTAATTAAATTGGGCAATGCTTTTACACAGTATATGAAGCATCTCCGAAAAGtggaggaagatgagattgCACAGATCAAGGGCGATCGGCTGGCAAATATGAAGGCGGTGTTGATAGATGGAAGTCAAAAACAGAAGGATAGCGATAATTGA
- a CDS encoding glutathione-dependent formaldehyde-activating enzyme domain-containing protein, with protein sequence MPPFCNNSNDVSAKPPTDKLSEQLPKPPLTGRCQCPEDPVVYNITSAPHSLNVCYCHECQRQTGSAFALTLVVPSTGVKMENPKMFAQLRNFERRTESGGIRGGVFCSNCGVRLWHFDPAKPEWTSVKAGTLDQKVDFGAAQHIWTKRMLNGIVLPSKAEAHEEEPDSGPV encoded by the coding sequence ATGCCGCCTTTTTGTAACAACAGCAATGATGTTTCTGCCAAACCGCCAACCGATAAATTGTCAGAGCAACTACCAAAACCACCTCTGACAGGCCGCTGTCAATGTCCCGAGGATCCCGTTGTCTATAACATCACCTCTGCACCACATTCGCTCAACGTGTGTTACTGTCACGAATGCCAGCGTCAGACCGGATCCGCGTTTGCTTTGACTCTAGTTGTTCCGTCTACAGGCGTCAAGATGGAGAACCCCAAGATGTTTGCCCAACTTCGGAATTTTGAGCGCAGAACAGAATCGGGCGGAATCCGAGGAGGCGTCTTCTGCTCCAATTGCGGCGTTCGACTCTGGCACTTCGACCCAGCGAAACCCGAATGGACGAGCGTCAAGGCCGGAACGCTGGATCAGAAAGTGGACTTTGGAGCTGCACAGCATATTTGGACAAAGAGGATGTTGAATGGCATTGTTTTGCCATCAAAAGCGGAAGCGCACGAGGAGGAACCTGATTCGGGTCCTGTTTAG
- a CDS encoding fungal specific transcription factor domain-containing protein has product MAWGNDLVFEAVLAIGGIHQAHLLSASELTTESMMQSKVSGLRSYGETLRLMESHTKKEGYTDMQPAIVAGVLLAYCECIMNHIKPAALHLKAAGQLLRPNQSPDLSPYPAGYEALHATIAKLDFLAQSIVPYSQPSIQKDSLDACNYIDVPDSFSKGSVHRSVSSERVELVQIISRFNQLDNIIWGPWSSKSSRPNSEALSRFQMDLLYWRANSTLTIEGCSESLAILPDCDEPLDDLPIPPEPLFFQSSYAALSAALYNNYMACSFSMLSNGHDLDRNALCAFHYVYQNLRIAEGLAVATLQDSENIDINISLLLYLSFRRCYSREWQTWTIQKLRQCGQQGLLDGSAFANTLENIYHLQLRAELQSNYALKSAYHTTGPLHSRILPLLQPKDERDRWIAYYLRPTASLGHEDVALCVIARATWGQDKRGDMFSVQFDFYDDLAVADVDVASLRDWIQSLEASSLPR; this is encoded by the exons ATGGCGTGGGGAAATGATCTCGTCTTTGAAgccgtcttggccattgGGGGAATTCATCAAGCCCACCTTCTCTCGGCTTCAGAATTGACCACTGAAAGTATGATGCAATCCAAAGTCTCTGGACTGCGCTCGTATGGAGAAACCCTACGTCTGATGGAGTCGCACACGAAGAAGGAGGGATATACTGATATGCAACCGGCCATTGTCGCCGGTGTGTTGCTTGCATATTGCGAG TGCATCATGAATCACATCAAGCCTGCTGCATTGCATCTAAAAGCAGCTGGGCAGCTTTTAAGACCGAATCAGTCGCCGGATTTGTCACCGTATCCTGCTGGGTACGAAGCCTTGCATGCCACAATTGCAAAGCTGGACTTTCTTGCCCAGAGTATTGTGCCATACTCacagccatccatccagaAAGACTCGCTTGATGCTTGCAATTATATCGATGTCCCTGATTCATTTTCTAAAGGATCCGTCCATCGCTCAGTTTCTAGCGAACGGGTTGAACTTGTACAGATCATCTCCAGATTTAACCAGCTTGACAACATTATCTGGGGCCCATGGTCTAGCAAATCCTCGCGCCCAAACTCAGAAGCTCTCTCGCGTTTCCAGATGGATTTGCTGTATTGGAGAGCCAACTCGACTTTGACAATCGAGGGCTGTTCGGAATCTTTGGCAATACTGCCTGATTGTGACGAACCACTGGACGATCTTCCCATCCCTCCGGaacctctcttcttccaaagCAGCTATGCCGCTCTCAGTGCTGCACTTTACAATAATTACATGGCATGTAGCTTTTCCATGCTTTCTAATGGGCATGACCTTGATCGCAATGCGCTGTGTGCTTTCCACTACGTCTACCAAAATCTGCGCATCGCTGAAGGACTGGCCGTTGCGACTCTACAAGACAGCGAAAATATTGATATAAACATCTCACTTTTGCTATATCTGAGCTTTCGCCGCTGCTACTCTAGAGAGTGGCAGACGTGGACGATTCAGAAACTTCGGCAATGTGGGCAACAAGGATTGCTCGATGGCAGCGCATTTGCAAATACGCTGGAAAACATATACCATCTGCAGCTACGAGCTGAACTTCAATCAAATTATGCCCTGAAATCCGCTTACCATACCACTGGTCCTTTGCACTCGAGAATTCTTCCATTGCTTCAACCAAAGGACGAGAGGGATCGATGGATTGCATATTACCTAAGACCAACTGCGAGTCTTGGTCATGAAGACGTTGCTTTGTGCGTCATTGCGCGGGCTACTTGGGGACAGGATAAACGAGGGGACATGTTCTCTGTTCAGTTTGACTTTTATGACGATTTGGCTGTTGCTGACGTTGATGTGGCGAGCCTTCGTGACTGGATCCAATCACTGGAAGCATCATCGTTGCCTAGGTAG
- a CDS encoding aminotransferase class I and II domain-containing protein: MLSQRALSNIQPNDIKSIMGRGSSNVYDVHTNPSGIVSLGVAENRLMHDEIASHINSHLSITKRSLTYGDGSVGSDQLRQSIASFMNNTAFRPRKPLELKQVTVLAGVSSVIDCLAFCLCESGEGILLGRPTYVGFISDMVNRAGVKPVLVEFERQPKPIHPTSLEAVKCYEDALVQSIQNGTPVRALLLCHPHNPFGVCYEPLVLEAYLQLCAKYKIHLISDEVYANSIFASTDFPTPRAFTSILTFDIEKYIEPSLVHCLYGMSKDFCSNGIRLGAFVSQSNPELHAAMRAVSKFAWPSSLADTAWCGILNDADFLATYFDTLTKRLSAAYEHCITLLKQHDIPYVPAHAGPFIWVDLSKHLSSPTVEAERELAWKMIDNKVWIATGEAYRSERPGWFRITFAVDEAELELGIQRVVKSLNQKRI, encoded by the exons ATGCTATCACAACGAGCCCTGTCCAACATTCAGCCCAACGACATCAAGAGTATCATGGGCAGGGGCTCATCAAATGTCTACGACGTGCATACCAATCCATCGGGAATAGTGTCTCTGGGGGTGGCAGAAAACAGATTGAT GCACGACGAAATAGCCTCCCACATCAATTCTCACTTGTCTATCACCAAGCGGTCTCTCACATACGGCGACGGCTCCGTTGGCTCAGACCAATTACGTCAAAGCATCGCCAGTTTCATGAATAACACAGCTTTCCGCCCTAGAAAGCCCCTTGAACTGAAGCAAGTCACAGTGCTCGCAGGTGTATCTTCGGTAATCGACTGCCTTGCTTTCTGCCTCTGCGAATCTGGCGAGGGAATCTTACTTGGCCGTCCGACGTACGTGGGGTTTATCAGTGATATGGTAAACCGTGCGGGCGTGAAGCCTGTTCTCGTCGAGTTCGAGCGTCAGCCAAAGCCTATCCATCCTACATCACTAGAGGCTGTCAAGTGCTACGAAGATGCCTTAGTCCAGTCCATTCAGAACGGGACACCTGTAAGAGCACTGCTGCTGTGTCATCCACATAACCCCTTTGGAGTGTGCTATGAGCCTCTTGTGCTTGAAGCTTACCTCCAACTATGCGCAAAATACAAGATACACTTGATTAG TGACGAGGTATATGCCAATTCCATCTTTGCGAGCACAGACTTTCCCACTCCACGAGCGTTCACTTCTATCCTCACCTTCGACATTGAGAAATACATCGAACCGTCTCTAGTTCACTGTCTCTACGGTATGAGCAAG GATTTCTGCTCTAATGGGATCAGACTTGGTGCCTTTGTATCTCAGTCAAATCCCGAGTTGCATGCCGCCATGCGTGCGGTATC AAAATTCGCTTGGCCATCATCCTTGGCCGACACAGCATGGTGTGGCATTTTGAACGATGCAGACTTTCTAGCCACATATTTTGACACACTCACAAAAAGATTGTCCGCCGCTTATGAGCATTGCATTACGCTATTGAAGCAGCACGACATACCATATGTACCAGC GCACGCGGGGCCGTTTATTTGGGTCGACTTATCGAAACACCTCTCTTCTCCTACAGTAGAGGCCGAGCGAGAGTTGGCGTGGAAAATGATCGACAACAAGGTTTGGATAGCTACTGGAGAAGCATATCGATCAGAACGACCGGGATGGTTCCGGATCACTTTTGCTGTTGACGAGGCGGAGCTTGAGCTGGGCATTCAGAG AGTAGTAAAATCATTAAATCAGAAGAGGATTTAA